The following proteins come from a genomic window of Populus alba chromosome 12, ASM523922v2, whole genome shotgun sequence:
- the LOC140954326 gene encoding uncharacterized protein: MLCLITAPTSAVTGVALKVIDVPTTTVTLPRIRANLLQIGGHTTGSRPVLQQPSAHLVVWNVSATTWFPDTSANQHVTHDLEALTDSATYLGNDYLHVRDVPMPGDAIHLNTVHSKSEQLQGEFNSPAMREGIGSPSPDAHVLRSTAAEQPGSTTAHPSSAAASPVFAVPTSPSTASPAVLQLCVDLSSYPLQHLPGKYEVWHRAREEIQTLRANKTWTLVPFHPSMNVVGSRWVYKIKRRSDGSIERLITQQEGIDYSKTFTPVIKQATVKLVFSIAISCGWKIHQLDIHNAFLNGVLDEELLSSEFKLRDLGSIHYFLGIEVQSTSMGLLLRQHKYTLDMLTRAEADWAGNVEDRKSTGGYLVFFGQTPISWKSGKQCTIARSSTEA, from the exons ATGCTATGTCTCATCACAGCCCCAACTTCAGCTGTAACAGGGGTCGCTCTAAAGGTAATTGACGTCCCAACAACAACTGTTACGCTCCCCAGAATAAGGGCCAATCTGTTGCAGATAGGCGGGCATACCACTGGCAGTAGACCAG TTTTGCAGCAGCCCTCTGCTCACCTTGTTGTTTGGAATGTCTCTGCTACAACTTGGTTCCCTGACACCAGCgcaaatcaacacgtcacacatGATCTTGAAGCTCTGACCGATTCTGCAAcctatcttggtaatgattatTTGCATGTTCGTGACG TGCCCATGCCAGGTGATGCCATTCACCTTAACACTGTTCACTCAAAGAGTGAACAGCTCCaaggtgaatttaattcacctgCAATGCGAGAAG GAATAGGTTCTCCATCACCGGATGCGCATGTTCTCAGGTCTACTGCAGCAGAGCAGCCTGGTTCTACAACAGCTCATCCTAGTTCTGCCGCAGCCTCACCAGTGTTTGCAGTGCCGACCAGTCCCTCCACTGCTTCTCCAGCTGTTCTGCAGCTCTGTGTAGACCTCTCCTCATATCCTCTTCAGCACCTTCCAG gcAAATATGAGGTGTGGCATAGAGCGCGTGAGGAGATTCAAACCTTACGCGCAAACAAAACTTGGACCTTAGTGCCGTTTCACCCctccatgaatgttgttggtagtcGGTGGGTGTACAAGATTAAACGCAGATCTGATGGTAGCATCGAGAGGTTGATtactcagcaagaaggtattgattactctAAAACCTTTACTCCTGTCATCAAACAGGCAACCGTCAAATTAGTCTTCTCCATTGCCATTTCgtgtggttggaaaattcatcagcttgacatcCATAATGcgttcctcaatggtgttcttgacgaggag ctactgagcTCAGAATTTAAGCTTCGCGACttaggttctattcattattttttgggtaTTGAGGTTCAGTCCACTAGTATGGGTCTTTTGCTTCGCCAgcataaatatacacttgaCATGCTCACTCGGGCTG AAGCAGATTGGGCAGGCAATGTTGAGGATAGAAAATCTACGGGTGGTTACCTTGTAttctttggtcagacgccgatttcGTGGAAATCCGGTAAGCAATGCACAATTGCTCGCTCTTCTACTGAAGCTtag